A portion of the Halogeometricum sp. S1BR25-6 genome contains these proteins:
- a CDS encoding ABC transporter substrate-binding protein codes for MARDIVRRDFLKRAGAAGAVGVVGLSGCIGSPDDGGTETQGETGTDAGSGTDAGTGTETDSSGGGGSGDGPDGLVVIGYPESGIQLFRDYYSQSDGAEAILIPDGLRDGALPAQVGNDMNNVTGTAPAAGGPNQEAFVSLFQEEYGSAPGVFTSQSFDSAAIGILANAAAGENNGPAIKEQMRRIANPGGMEVGPNNFVEGVEAAANGEDVNYQGASSSTNFDQNGDPASAAYAIWEFDGVDSQSTSTLETQSFEGQNPNGAGPAADSGPGGSDREISLGILLPETGDLASTGQPMIQAAQIPGMLVNDANPAGLSVNQQIEDTQTSPSAGVSAAQSLASAGVPFVCGTASSGVNVPVSQQVFIPNEMIGCSPSSTALSVSNLEDNDYIFRTAPSDRLQGRVMAQVMAERLNASSVSTLYVNNDYGQQLSERFSGVFEDSFDGEVLTQVAFNIGESSYSSVIESALSGSSN; via the coding sequence ATGGCACGTGATATCGTACGGCGTGACTTTCTGAAAAGAGCGGGTGCGGCCGGGGCAGTGGGCGTGGTGGGCCTCTCGGGTTGTATCGGAAGCCCGGACGACGGCGGGACCGAGACGCAGGGTGAGACGGGGACCGACGCCGGGTCGGGAACCGACGCGGGTACCGGCACCGAGACCGACAGTAGCGGCGGCGGCGGAAGCGGCGACGGCCCGGACGGACTGGTCGTCATCGGCTACCCCGAAAGCGGGATTCAGCTGTTCCGCGACTACTACAGCCAGTCCGACGGGGCCGAGGCCATCCTCATCCCCGACGGCCTGCGCGACGGCGCGCTCCCGGCGCAGGTCGGCAACGACATGAACAACGTGACCGGGACGGCGCCGGCGGCCGGCGGCCCGAACCAGGAGGCGTTCGTCTCCCTCTTCCAGGAGGAGTACGGCTCCGCACCCGGCGTGTTCACCTCCCAGTCGTTCGACTCGGCCGCCATCGGCATCCTGGCGAACGCCGCAGCGGGTGAGAACAATGGGCCCGCCATCAAAGAACAGATGCGGCGCATCGCCAACCCCGGCGGGATGGAGGTCGGCCCCAACAACTTCGTCGAGGGCGTCGAGGCCGCCGCCAACGGCGAGGACGTCAACTATCAAGGAGCCTCCTCGTCGACCAACTTCGACCAGAACGGCGACCCCGCCTCCGCGGCGTACGCCATCTGGGAGTTCGACGGCGTCGACTCGCAGTCGACCTCGACCCTCGAGACGCAGTCGTTCGAGGGACAGAACCCGAACGGCGCCGGACCCGCCGCGGACAGCGGACCCGGCGGCAGCGACCGCGAGATATCGCTCGGAATCCTCCTGCCGGAGACGGGCGACCTCGCCTCGACCGGCCAGCCGATGATTCAGGCCGCACAGATTCCCGGCATGCTGGTCAACGACGCGAACCCGGCGGGCCTCTCGGTCAACCAGCAGATAGAGGACACCCAGACCTCGCCGAGCGCCGGCGTCTCCGCGGCGCAGTCGCTCGCCAGCGCGGGCGTCCCGTTCGTCTGCGGGACGGCCTCCTCGGGCGTCAACGTCCCCGTCTCTCAGCAGGTGTTCATCCCCAACGAGATGATCGGCTGCTCGCCGTCGTCGACGGCGCTGTCGGTGTCGAATCTGGAGGACAACGACTACATCTTCCGGACGGCGCCGTCGGACCGCCTGCAGGGACGCGTGATGGCGCAGGTGATGGCCGAGCGACTGAACGCCTCCTCGGTGTCGACGCTGTACGTCAACAACGACTACGGCCAGCAGCTTTCGGAGCGCT
- the udk gene encoding uridine kinase, which translates to MTIPSFVIGIAGGTGAGKTTVARLITENVGESVTRIPIDNYYEDLSHLDLSEREAVNYDHPSAFEWGLLREQLSTLLEGRPIEMPVYDFEIHNRKDEPTTVEPTDVIIVEGILALYDEEVNEMFDLRLYVETDADVRILRRIERDVIERGRDLEGVIDQYLSTVKPMHEQFIEPSKKHADLIIPEGANSVAVNLLEEKVMAEVHGDTVRDWERPSPER; encoded by the coding sequence ATGACCATCCCGTCGTTCGTCATCGGTATCGCGGGCGGGACCGGCGCGGGCAAGACCACCGTCGCGCGACTCATCACGGAGAACGTCGGCGAGTCCGTCACGCGCATCCCCATCGACAACTACTACGAAGACCTGAGCCACCTCGACCTCTCCGAACGCGAGGCGGTCAACTACGACCACCCCTCGGCGTTCGAGTGGGGTCTCCTGCGAGAACAGCTTTCGACGCTGTTGGAGGGGCGACCCATCGAGATGCCAGTGTACGACTTCGAGATTCACAACCGGAAGGACGAACCGACGACGGTGGAACCGACGGACGTCATCATCGTCGAGGGAATCCTCGCGCTGTACGACGAGGAGGTAAACGAGATGTTCGACCTGCGTCTCTACGTCGAGACGGACGCCGACGTTCGCATCCTCCGACGAATCGAACGCGACGTCATCGAACGCGGGCGCGACTTGGAGGGCGTCATCGACCAGTACCTCTCGACGGTGAAGCCGATGCACGAGCAGTTCATCGAACCCTCGAAGAAACACGCGGACCTCATCATCCCCGAAGGAGCCAACAGCGTCGCGGTGAACCTCCTAGAGGAGAAGGTGATGGCGGAGGTACACGGCGACACGGTGCGCGACTGGGAGCGCCCGTCACCGGAGCGGTAG
- a CDS encoding DUF5785 family protein gives MDWPHDPDGEEGSEGMRKYGQAIIAKKIDEEEDFPLSRDEFVEAHGDEPIRIDYQTVVPLRDIFENVEEEEFDAFVPFHQAVGRAMRESGYWFYEGADQFVSGKKSA, from the coding sequence ATGGACTGGCCACACGACCCCGACGGCGAGGAGGGGAGCGAGGGGATGCGGAAGTACGGACAGGCGATCATCGCGAAGAAGATAGACGAGGAGGAGGACTTCCCCCTCTCGCGCGACGAGTTCGTCGAGGCGCACGGCGACGAGCCGATTCGCATCGACTACCAGACGGTCGTCCCCCTGCGGGACATCTTCGAGAACGTCGAAGAGGAGGAGTTCGACGCGTTCGTCCCGTTCCACCAGGCGGTCGGGCGGGCGATGCGCGAGTCGGGCTACTGGTTCTACGAGGGCGCCGACCAGTTCGTCAGCGGCAAGAAGAGCGCCTGA
- a CDS encoding DUF2064 domain-containing protein — translation MTVVVLLADPPRPGLALSELAATSPLSEAEAADLHAAMLKDTMVAVSRSGSDLLVNYPAEEHLPEADRKEEGTAEAEMRALAVDALEDPDDVRFEVQVGSSFDARAGNTIQHLLRDEDVASAALLRGDAPFFARAKLDTVSTKLRTSDVVVGPSSGGRCYVAGFCESVDFADAFETPELQTVTDRATDAGHSVTFAEFQPTVRTGEDLLTLVPTIRARWRASSIVPGHTAEFVVENGLRVAAEGGDPTLVRED, via the coding sequence ATGACTGTCGTCGTTCTCCTGGCCGACCCGCCGCGCCCCGGACTCGCGCTCTCGGAACTCGCCGCGACGAGTCCGCTGTCGGAGGCGGAGGCCGCCGACCTGCACGCCGCGATGCTGAAAGATACGATGGTGGCCGTCTCGCGTTCCGGTAGCGACCTGCTCGTGAACTACCCCGCCGAGGAGCACCTCCCCGAGGCCGATAGGAAAGAAGAGGGAACGGCGGAGGCCGAGATGCGCGCCCTGGCCGTCGACGCCCTGGAGGACCCCGACGACGTCCGCTTCGAGGTGCAGGTCGGGTCGTCGTTCGATGCGCGCGCGGGAAACACGATACAGCACCTCCTCCGCGACGAAGACGTCGCCTCCGCGGCCCTCCTCCGCGGCGACGCGCCGTTCTTCGCCCGCGCGAAACTGGACACCGTGTCGACGAAACTCCGGACGAGCGACGTCGTCGTCGGTCCGTCCTCCGGAGGGCGGTGCTACGTCGCCGGCTTCTGCGAGTCCGTCGACTTCGCGGACGCCTTCGAGACGCCGGAACTGCAGACCGTCACCGACCGAGCGACGGACGCCGGGCACAGCGTGACGTTCGCGGAGTTCCAACCGACCGTCCGGACGGGCGAGGACCTCCTGACGCTCGTGCCGACGATTCGGGCGCGCTGGCGGGCGAGCAGCATCGTCCCCGGCCACACGGCCGAGTTCGTCGTCGAGAACGGCCTCCGCGTCGCCGCGGAGGGGGGCGACCCGACGCTGGTCCGCGAAGACTGA
- a CDS encoding uracil-DNA glycosylase, translating into MDAEQHTLENPFSMDPDCENCPGLCDVRENVAHGYGDVGGEFLFIGERPSEGADRNGIPFTGESDERLQRILGDLGFSRSPPDSDRPDLQNAFLTYLTRCRHPDRRPTDEEVLTCEPYLNAEVRMINPEIIVPIGQRTLEELAIDYTTRAPDSFDVEAEHATTIRGRGFELVPMLPLDEQTDEQTEAFVDHVVESVFSRDYRQTKGRRGR; encoded by the coding sequence GTGGACGCCGAACAACACACGCTCGAGAACCCGTTCAGCATGGACCCCGACTGCGAGAACTGTCCGGGCCTCTGCGACGTCCGCGAGAACGTCGCGCACGGGTACGGCGACGTGGGCGGTGAGTTCCTGTTCATCGGGGAGCGACCCAGCGAGGGCGCCGACCGGAACGGGATTCCGTTCACCGGCGAGTCGGACGAACGACTCCAGCGCATCCTCGGCGACCTCGGGTTCTCGCGGTCGCCGCCGGACAGCGACCGGCCGGACCTCCAGAACGCTTTTCTCACCTACCTCACGCGCTGCCGGCACCCCGACCGGCGTCCGACCGACGAGGAGGTGCTCACCTGCGAACCCTACCTCAACGCCGAGGTGCGGATGATAAACCCGGAGATTATCGTCCCCATCGGCCAGCGAACGCTGGAGGAGTTGGCCATCGACTACACGACGCGCGCGCCGGACAGTTTCGACGTCGAGGCCGAACACGCGACGACGATTCGCGGCCGCGGCTTCGAACTCGTTCCGATGCTGCCGCTGGACGAGCAGACCGACGAGCAGACGGAGGCGTTCGTCGACCACGTCGTCGAGTCGGTGTTCTCGCGGGACTACCGGCAGACGAAGGGTCGTCGGGGCCGCTGA
- a CDS encoding Mrp/NBP35 family ATP-binding protein, translated as MNDDAVRDRLRAVEDPDLGDDIDSLGLVNAVEVDEEAGVVRISVALGAPYSPHETDIAAKIREQFADTDYEVDLSASIPGGLSADEDVLPGVKNVIAVASGKGGVGKSTVAVNLAAGLSKLGARVGLFDADVYGPNVPRMVSADEAPQATGEQQIVPPERYGVKLMSMAFLVGEDDPVIWRGPMVHKLLTQLVEDVQWGELDYMILDLPPGTGDTQLTVLQTLPLTGAVIVTTPQDVAIDDARKGLQMFGKHDTNVLGIVENMSSFRCPDCGSSHDIFGTGGGEAFAAENDLPFLGGIPLDPAVRTGGDGGRPVVLEEDSETADAFRRLTENVADMAGVVRRREASGR; from the coding sequence ATGAACGACGACGCGGTACGCGACCGACTCCGGGCGGTCGAGGACCCGGACCTCGGCGACGACATCGATTCGCTCGGCCTCGTCAACGCCGTCGAGGTGGACGAGGAGGCGGGCGTGGTCCGCATCTCCGTCGCCCTCGGCGCGCCGTACTCGCCGCACGAGACGGACATCGCCGCGAAAATCAGAGAACAGTTCGCGGACACCGACTACGAGGTGGACCTCTCGGCGTCGATTCCGGGCGGCCTCTCGGCCGACGAGGACGTCCTCCCCGGCGTGAAGAACGTCATCGCCGTCGCCTCCGGGAAGGGTGGCGTCGGCAAGTCCACCGTCGCGGTGAACCTCGCGGCGGGTCTCTCGAAACTCGGCGCGCGCGTCGGCCTGTTCGACGCCGACGTGTACGGACCGAACGTTCCGCGCATGGTCTCCGCCGACGAGGCGCCGCAGGCGACGGGCGAACAGCAGATCGTCCCCCCCGAGCGGTACGGGGTGAAACTGATGTCGATGGCCTTCCTCGTCGGCGAGGACGACCCGGTCATCTGGCGCGGCCCGATGGTCCACAAACTGCTGACCCAGTTGGTCGAGGACGTGCAGTGGGGCGAACTCGACTACATGATTCTGGACCTGCCGCCGGGGACGGGCGACACCCAACTCACGGTGCTCCAGACGCTCCCCCTCACCGGCGCGGTCATCGTGACGACGCCGCAGGACGTCGCCATCGACGACGCCCGGAAGGGCCTGCAGATGTTCGGCAAGCACGACACGAACGTGCTCGGCATCGTCGAGAACATGTCGTCGTTCCGGTGTCCCGACTGCGGGTCCTCGCACGACATCTTCGGGACGGGCGGCGGCGAGGCGTTCGCCGCCGAGAACGACCTGCCGTTCCTCGGCGGGATTCCGCTCGACCCCGCGGTGCGGACGGGCGGCGACGGCGGCCGACCCGTCGTCTTAGAGGAGGACAGCGAGACGGCCGACGCCTTCCGCCGACTGACCGAGAACGTCGCCGACATGGCGGGCGTCGTCCGGCGGCGAGAGGCCTCGGGGCGATGA
- the moaA gene encoding GTP 3',8-cyclase MoaA, with protein MLEDDFGREVTGVRVSLTDRCNFDCVYCHNEGLGDTRGPMDPDDDEMSADDVVRFLEVVEEFGVEKVKFTGGEPMLRQDLEEILERTPDSMETSLTTNGTFLPGRAEDLKEAGLSRVNVSQDALDPEEFAEITQSGAYDQVMEGVQAAVDAGLSPVKLNMVVFEHTAGYVDEMVEHVAENEGLQLQLIEYMPELTGRPEWNIDIQRVHDWLADIADRVEHREMHDRKRYWVSDTDPDSDADAGDDGGAGMVEIVDPVENEEFCANCHRVRVTHEGYLKGCLNRNDDLRTMGEMTREEIRETYRETVENRVPYYGEYLVQDDDDQWVVNEKYIGA; from the coding sequence ATGCTCGAGGACGATTTCGGACGCGAGGTGACCGGCGTCCGCGTCTCTCTCACCGACCGGTGTAACTTCGACTGCGTCTACTGTCACAACGAGGGGCTGGGCGACACGCGCGGGCCGATGGACCCCGACGACGACGAGATGTCGGCCGACGACGTGGTCCGCTTTCTCGAAGTGGTCGAGGAGTTCGGCGTCGAGAAGGTGAAGTTCACCGGCGGGGAGCCGATGCTCCGGCAGGACCTCGAAGAGATACTCGAACGCACGCCCGACTCGATGGAGACGTCGCTGACGACGAACGGCACCTTCCTCCCGGGCCGCGCCGAGGACCTGAAGGAGGCGGGCCTCTCGCGGGTGAACGTCTCGCAGGACGCCCTCGACCCCGAGGAGTTCGCCGAGATAACCCAGTCCGGCGCGTACGACCAGGTGATGGAGGGCGTACAGGCCGCCGTCGACGCCGGCCTCTCGCCGGTGAAACTCAACATGGTCGTCTTCGAGCACACCGCGGGCTACGTCGACGAGATGGTCGAGCACGTCGCCGAGAACGAGGGCCTCCAACTGCAGCTCATCGAGTACATGCCGGAACTGACCGGCCGCCCCGAGTGGAATATCGACATCCAGCGCGTCCACGACTGGCTCGCGGACATCGCCGACCGGGTCGAACACCGCGAGATGCACGACCGCAAGCGCTACTGGGTCAGCGACACCGACCCCGATTCGGACGCCGACGCGGGCGACGACGGCGGCGCCGGGATGGTCGAAATCGTCGACCCCGTCGAGAACGAGGAGTTCTGCGCGAACTGCCACCGGGTCCGCGTCACCCACGAGGGCTACCTCAAGGGCTGTCTCAACCGCAACGACGACCTGCGGACGATGGGCGAGATGACCCGCGAGGAGATACGCGAGACCTATCGGGAAACGGTCGAGAACCGGGTGCCCTACTACGGCGAGTACCTCGTGCAGGACGACGACGACCAGTGGGTCGTCAACGAGAAGTACATCGGCGCCTGA
- a CDS encoding universal stress protein, with protein sequence MTTASDDAPEPFSVSHILLATDGSAGAEAAAVHAVELAARTDATLHVLSVADDRHADSFSTEQMRRRERTRSAMEGEEATATAARRATAAGVHALTAVEEGRPAAVIADYAADVGVDVVVVGTHGRTGVGRFLLGSVAEAVVDAVDAAVLVVPTAEEGSDPTPDYRRLLLAVGGGESGDADRAADAAVWLAAAYDAEVTALSVVDERFARPSALRTSLESAARETVRGVAVDAAERGVAVDTAVETGVPATRVLDLGSDSDLVVVGGRGPRGLDAVPLGSVARRVVRRSRVPVLVVRDVPAGAKTD encoded by the coding sequence ATGACAACCGCCTCCGACGACGCTCCCGAACCCTTCTCCGTCTCTCACATCCTCCTCGCCACCGACGGGAGCGCCGGCGCCGAGGCGGCCGCCGTCCACGCCGTCGAACTCGCCGCGCGGACGGACGCGACGCTGCACGTCCTGAGCGTCGCCGACGACAGGCACGCCGACTCGTTCTCGACCGAGCAGATGCGCCGGCGGGAGCGAACACGTTCCGCGATGGAGGGCGAGGAGGCCACCGCCACCGCGGCGCGGCGGGCGACGGCGGCGGGCGTCCACGCCCTGACCGCCGTCGAGGAGGGGCGACCGGCGGCCGTCATCGCGGACTACGCCGCCGACGTGGGCGTCGACGTCGTCGTGGTGGGAACGCACGGTCGAACCGGGGTCGGCCGCTTCCTCCTCGGGAGCGTCGCCGAGGCCGTCGTGGACGCCGTCGACGCCGCGGTGCTAGTGGTGCCGACGGCCGAGGAAGGCTCGGACCCGACGCCCGACTACCGGCGCCTCCTCCTCGCCGTCGGCGGAGGCGAGAGCGGGGACGCGGACCGCGCGGCCGACGCGGCGGTGTGGCTGGCGGCCGCCTACGACGCCGAGGTGACGGCGCTGTCCGTCGTCGACGAGCGGTTCGCCCGCCCCTCGGCGCTCAGAACGTCGCTCGAATCCGCGGCGCGTGAGACGGTCCGGGGCGTCGCGGTCGACGCGGCGGAACGAGGCGTCGCGGTCGACACAGCCGTCGAGACGGGCGTCCCGGCGACGCGCGTCCTCGACTTGGGGAGCGATTCCGACCTCGTCGTGGTCGGCGGACGGGGACCCCGCGGACTCGACGCCGTCCCCCTCGGGAGCGTCGCGCGGCGCGTCGTCCGCCGGAGTCGGGTGCCGGTGCTGGTCGTCCGGGACGTACCGGCGGGAGCGAAGACCGACTAG
- a CDS encoding thioredoxin family protein, which produces MSADAPSTADAPNRPVTVESEAELDALVAGNDLVLVDFYTKGCTLCQSIEPVLGNVARAHEDLTVALCNPRDDIGLVDRFDIRSVPTLVLFEDGERVGTLAEGFQGGAAIDEFVAESRSD; this is translated from the coding sequence GTGAGCGCAGACGCACCCTCCACCGCCGACGCCCCGAACAGACCCGTCACCGTGGAGTCGGAGGCCGAACTCGACGCCCTCGTCGCCGGGAACGACCTCGTCCTCGTCGACTTCTACACGAAGGGCTGTACGCTGTGTCAGAGCATCGAACCCGTCCTCGGCAACGTCGCCCGCGCGCACGAGGACCTGACCGTCGCCCTCTGCAACCCGCGCGACGACATCGGCCTCGTCGACCGCTTCGACATCCGGAGCGTCCCCACCCTCGTCCTGTTCGAGGACGGCGAACGCGTCGGAACGCTGGCGGAGGGGTTCCAGGGTGGCGCGGCCATCGACGAGTTCGTCGCGGAGTCGCGGTCGGACTAG
- a CDS encoding SDR family oxidoreductase: MVIGSPRLYRFGGVSLSAHGRATGRAYFALRDERVTVIVVTGATGTVGEPTVESLLARGANVRAAVRNPSVASVPAGAETVEFDFERPETWGRAFDGATGLFLLRPPTTTRVSRRLLPAADAAVRCGVGRVTFLSVLGAERNPLLPHRRVERHLEADDTDAGANATYAFLRASYFMQNLAEVHAPDVRERGELFVPAGDGATSLVDARDVGAVAAATLTEPGHADVAYDLTGPEAVTYGAVAAVLSDALGRPVEYVDPSAWAFARRMRRRGHDWGFVVAMLGIYATARFGLAGRVEPDASAVLGRPPRDVATFAADYADVWR; the protein is encoded by the coding sequence GTGGTAATAGGGTCACCGCGGCTATATCGCTTCGGCGGGGTGTCGCTGTCGGCGCACGGCCGCGCGACGGGCCGTGCGTACTTTGCGCTCCGCGACGAACGCGTCACCGTGATAGTCGTCACCGGTGCGACGGGGACGGTGGGCGAACCGACCGTGGAGTCGTTGCTCGCGCGCGGCGCGAACGTGCGGGCCGCGGTTCGGAATCCCTCGGTGGCGTCGGTCCCCGCGGGGGCCGAGACCGTCGAGTTCGACTTCGAGCGCCCCGAGACGTGGGGGCGGGCGTTCGACGGCGCGACGGGACTGTTCCTCCTCCGGCCGCCGACGACGACGCGGGTGTCGCGGCGCCTCCTCCCGGCGGCGGACGCGGCGGTCCGGTGCGGCGTCGGCCGGGTGACGTTCCTCTCGGTGCTCGGCGCCGAGCGGAACCCCCTGCTCCCGCACCGCCGGGTCGAACGTCACCTCGAAGCCGACGACACCGACGCGGGCGCGAACGCGACGTACGCCTTTCTCCGCGCGAGTTACTTCATGCAGAACCTCGCGGAGGTCCACGCCCCCGACGTCCGCGAACGCGGGGAACTGTTCGTCCCCGCGGGCGACGGCGCGACCAGCCTCGTCGACGCCCGCGACGTGGGGGCCGTCGCCGCCGCGACGCTGACCGAACCCGGCCACGCGGACGTCGCCTACGACCTCACCGGCCCGGAGGCGGTGACGTACGGGGCGGTGGCGGCCGTCCTCTCGGACGCCCTCGGGCGGCCCGTCGAGTACGTCGACCCGTCCGCCTGGGCGTTCGCGCGGCGGATGCGCCGCCGGGGGCACGACTGGGGGTTCGTCGTCGCGATGCTCGGCATCTACGCGACGGCGCGGTTCGGCCTCGCGGGGCGGGTCGAACCAGACGCGTCTGCGGTGCTCGGACGACCCCCTCGGGACGTGGCGACGTTCGCCGCCGACTACGCCGACGTGTGGCGGTGA
- a CDS encoding 30S ribosomal protein S13, which translates to MSAEEPEDDAPEEEENLQYFVRIGQTDLDGTKSVERSLSDMKGIGKRTARIVTDAAGVDRTATFGLLDEDEIDSVVDVVENFTDHAPEWMINRRDDFYSGETNHKTGSDLEEKRRHDINRMKMINSYKGVRHQRGQKVRGQRTKSTGRTEGTIGVNVEAIKEEQAAEEAAEEAGDE; encoded by the coding sequence ATGAGTGCAGAAGAACCAGAAGACGACGCTCCCGAGGAGGAGGAAAACCTCCAATACTTCGTCCGAATCGGTCAGACCGACCTGGACGGCACGAAGTCGGTAGAGCGGAGTCTCTCCGACATGAAAGGTATCGGCAAGCGCACGGCGCGCATCGTTACCGACGCCGCGGGTGTGGACCGAACGGCGACGTTCGGACTTCTCGACGAGGACGAAATCGACTCGGTCGTCGACGTCGTCGAGAACTTTACCGACCACGCCCCCGAGTGGATGATCAACCGCCGCGACGACTTCTACAGCGGCGAGACCAACCACAAGACCGGCTCGGACCTCGAAGAAAAGCGCCGCCACGACATCAACCGCATGAAGATGATCAACTCCTACAAGGGCGTCCGACATCAGCGCGGACAGAAGGTGCGCGGACAGCGCACGAAGTCCACGGGACGTACCGAGGGGACCATCGGCGTGAACGTCGAAGCGATCAAGGAAGAACAGGCCGCCGAAGAGGCCGCCGAAGAGGCGGGTGACGAATAA
- a CDS encoding 30S ribosomal protein S4, producing the protein MATGKNTKFYETPNHPFQGERIAQEADLLGRYGLKNKEELWRAQSELRDYRREARRLIGEAQGDMEAAEELGEEFLDRLRRYGILSQDADISEVLGLDVTDILERRLQTVAYRKGIGHTPQQSRQFIVHGHVVVGEGRVTRPSKKVEAAEEDLVAFDEGSPLSDELHPERAEGQE; encoded by the coding sequence ATGGCGACCGGTAAGAACACCAAGTTCTACGAGACGCCGAACCACCCGTTCCAGGGCGAACGTATCGCGCAGGAGGCCGACCTCCTCGGGCGCTACGGTCTGAAGAACAAAGAGGAACTCTGGCGCGCCCAGTCCGAACTGCGCGACTACCGCCGCGAGGCCCGACGCCTCATTGGCGAGGCGCAGGGCGATATGGAGGCCGCCGAAGAACTCGGCGAGGAGTTCCTCGACCGACTCCGCCGCTACGGCATCCTCTCGCAGGACGCCGACATCAGCGAGGTGCTCGGTCTCGACGTGACCGACATCCTCGAACGCCGCCTGCAGACCGTCGCCTACCGGAAGGGCATCGGTCACACGCCGCAGCAGTCGCGGCAGTTCATCGTCCACGGCCACGTGGTCGTCGGCGAGGGCCGCGTCACGCGCCCCTCGAAGAAGGTCGAAGCCGCCGAGGAGGACCTCGTCGCGTTCGACGAGGGCAGTCCCCTCTCGGACGAACTACACCCCGAACGCGCAGAGGGGCAGGAGTAA
- a CDS encoding 30S ribosomal protein S11 — protein sequence MSESENSGTTWGIAHVYASFNNTLITVTDQTGAETVAKSSGGAVVKQNRDEASPYAAMQMADTVAEEIKAAGIDALHVRVRGPGGNLNKSPGPGAQATIRALARAGLEIGRIEDVTPIPHDGTRAPKNSRL from the coding sequence ATGAGCGAATCCGAAAACTCCGGCACGACGTGGGGCATCGCCCACGTGTACGCATCGTTCAACAACACCCTCATCACCGTGACTGACCAGACCGGCGCAGAGACGGTCGCGAAGTCGTCCGGTGGCGCCGTTGTGAAGCAGAACCGCGACGAGGCGTCGCCGTACGCGGCCATGCAGATGGCCGACACGGTCGCAGAGGAGATCAAAGCGGCCGGCATCGACGCCCTGCACGTCCGCGTGCGCGGGCCCGGCGGCAACCTCAACAAGAGCCCCGGCCCCGGCGCGCAGGCGACGATTCGCGCGCTGGCCCGCGCCGGACTCGAAATCGGCCGCATCGAGGACGTCACTCCCATCCCGCACGACGGGACGCGCGCGCCGAAAAACAGCCGACTCTAA
- a CDS encoding DNA-directed RNA polymerase subunit D, giving the protein MAEDFEVEFIERDDRKARFLVRGMTPAVANGIRRAMIADVPTFSIDTVRFVENSSVMFDEMIGLRLGLVPLTTDLDDFEEGDVVTLALDVEGPATAYSGDIETSDGLVHPADQNVPIVELKEGHRLELEADAVLGRGKEHAKHQGGVAVGYRHLHRIEVVGDANEFDEQEPNILRGVIEEQAAEHAADEGAQNGDLVPTDAFDNDLTKRYPGKEVEVHDVPGAFVFHVETDGSFTVEELVRRAVESISDRAAELEEKVAI; this is encoded by the coding sequence ATGGCAGAAGATTTCGAGGTCGAGTTCATCGAACGCGACGACCGGAAGGCTCGCTTCCTCGTCCGCGGGATGACCCCCGCGGTCGCGAACGGCATCCGCCGGGCGATGATCGCGGACGTGCCGACGTTCAGTATCGACACCGTCCGGTTCGTCGAGAACTCCTCGGTCATGTTCGACGAGATGATCGGTCTGCGCCTCGGCCTCGTTCCGCTGACGACCGACTTGGACGACTTCGAGGAGGGTGACGTCGTCACCCTCGCTCTCGACGTCGAGGGGCCGGCGACGGCTTACTCGGGCGACATCGAGACGTCCGACGGACTCGTCCACCCGGCCGACCAGAACGTGCCCATCGTCGAACTGAAGGAGGGTCACCGCCTCGAACTGGAGGCCGACGCCGTCCTCGGGCGCGGGAAGGAACACGCCAAACACCAGGGCGGCGTGGCCGTCGGCTACCGACATCTCCACCGCATCGAGGTCGTCGGCGACGCCAACGAGTTCGACGAGCAGGAGCCGAACATCCTGCGCGGCGTCATCGAGGAACAGGCGGCCGAACACGCCGCCGACGAGGGCGCGCAGAACGGCGACCTCGTCCCCACCGATGCGTTCGACAACGACCTCACGAAGCGGTACCCCGGAAAGGAGGTCGAAGTCCACGACGTCCCCGGCGCGTTCGTCTTCCACGTGGAGACTGACGGGTCGTTTACCGTCGAGGAACTCGTTCGGCGCGCCGTCGAGAGCATCTCCGACCGCGCCGCCGAACTCGAAGAGAAAGTCGCGATATAG